From Thermostichus vulcanus str. 'Rupite':
GGCGGAACGCCCTGATTTGGCCTATCGAATCATGACTGTTCGAGAGCACATCGCTGCAGAAGTGGTCGATTATCTGCCAGAAATGGCCAAAACCGGCATTCAGCAAGCCAACATGGAGCACCGCCGCGAGCATCTGGAGCGGATGACCTCAGCGCCCGAATCTGCACCCGTTAGTTCTACGCACCCGGAAGCGGGATCCCCTGCACAAGACTCAATACCTGAAACGGAGTAACATCACCATGCAAACTTTACCGAAAGAGCGTCGTTACGAAACCCTCTCCTATCTGCCTCCTTTGACGGATCTACAAATTACCAAGCAACTGCAGTACATCTTGGATCAGGGTTATATCCCCGCCGTGGAGTTCAATGAATCCTCTGAGCCGACGGTGTACTACTGGACGATGTGGAAGTTGCCCCTGTTCAACGCCACCTCCACCCAAGAGGTGCTGAGTGAGGTGCAATCCTGCCGCAGCACTTACCCCAATTGCTACATTCGCGTGGTGGGTTTCGACAACATTAAGCAGTGCCAGATCCTGAGCTTCCTGGTTCACAAGCCCAGCGGTGTGCGCTAAGAAGTCCTGACGGGGTTTTGGGTGCCCCCAAGCGGTTCGGGAGGGATCCATCGAGTGATCTCTCCCGATTGTTGTTGTTGTTTTACAGGGTGGACGACTGGGCTGGGATCCCTTAGGGGTTGGTGGGCAAACTGAGCACCGGGATAACCAACTCTTGGACGGGCAGAGCAGTCGATTCTTCCGGAGCACCGGTAGAGACATCGGTAGGGGTAGAAGGGCTAGGGGCTGCACTTGTCGGGCGCAGTTGCCAACGGATGATCTGCTCACCCCGGTAAAAAGTGATAAACAGTTGATCCCCTTGGGCTTGGATTTGCCAGGTACCATCTCCACTATTGACAGAGGTATGTCCGCCGGAGAAAGGAGCGTTCAATGCTGGCCCCGATTGCGTCCAGATGCGGCCACCACCGGTTTCGACGATGAGTTGCACGGTTGCTCCTTGCCCATGTCCGCTTAGAATCTGGCCCGTGCCACTCCAGGTGCGGGTTTCGGTTTGAGCCAGGGCTGGCTGCCCCAGTTGGAGTGCCATCAGCAACAGCCCCGTCCAACCCAAACGACCTCGTGCCGGTGCCATCCAGACCGAAGCAGGGGAAGCAGTTCGAGAGAAGAAAGCCATTGCACTCACGTTAATACCACACGCCGCGATAGGATCGAAACACAAGAGGAAGAAAGAGAAAGGGTGTTGAAGGAAGCATTCCTTTACACAACCCATTACACAGTCTACCGAAAGCCCCCAGGGATCCCTACTCTTCTTGGCCCTGGGTTGAGCCTCCTGCTTGAATCCTTTACTGGGCTGATCCCAATCTAGGCAATTCCTAGATCCGCAGACAGGATGCAACCTGAGCCTCTAGCTGCGGGGATCCCCACTAGCCGTTTCGCCAATGCGCAGAACAGGGCTTGTTGCCGATACCACAACCGGCTTCAGGGCGGGAGCAACTCCGAAATCTGCAAAATCTGCACCCTCAGCTCAGGGTCAGAAAGCGCTCCAGAGCGGCGACAACAGCAGGCGGCCAGCGGCGAACGGTTCTGACCCACTCCAGATCGGCATAGCGCGGATCCAGCCCTTGCACAGCGACCCAATGGCTTTCGGCCTCTCCTGGGCGGCCTTCTGTCCAAAGAATGGCACTGAGGGCAGCCCGCATATCTGGAAACTTCGGGTACTTACGTACCAAAGCCCGCATCAATCGCAGTGCGGACTGGGTTTCTCCCACTTGGTACAGGCTGAGGGCATAGTTGGCTTGGGCAAACGCATAGTCGGGGGCCAATTCGGTGGCGTGACGGTAATCCGCTAGGGCCTGTTGCCAGTCCCCCAAACCGGCTTCCGCATTGCCGCGGTTGTTGTAGGCTGCCGGATCGTTGGGATCCAATTGGAGAACTCGATCGTAGTCAGCAATTGCTTCCTGCCACCGCCCCAATCCTTCCAGGGCGGCCCCCCGATTCAGGTAGGGATCCGGTGCATTGGGGGCCAAACGAATCGCCTCAGCATAATCCGTGAGCGCTTGCTGCAACTTGTGCTGGCTAACGCGGGCATTGCCCCGGTTACTCCACAGGGCCGGGTTATCCGGTTGACGTTCCAACAGTTGGCTCCACAGGTTTTCCGCCCGGACAAAATCCGCCGCGTTGGTGGCGGCAAAGGCTTCCTCAAACAGTTGGTTAATCTCGGCACTCACCGTTTGTAGGTTTGTGGGGGGCAATCCCTGAGCTTCCATCGCATCGGCAGCCGGGATCCCCAGCCAACCTAAAAGCCCCAACAGCAGTAAAACAGGGATAACTTTGATAGCCCGCATGGTTTTGCTAAATCTCTTGCTAGATCTTTTGTCGGTTTCCCACTCATCATAAGCTGCCGACACACGGGATCCCTTGGCCTTCTGTCCGTCCAGAAGGACAGACCTGCCAACCGCTGTTGGGCGCTTGCTTTCTTGCAAGGTAACCCGCTATGCTACCGCCCAGATTGAGGCATTCTTCTGTGGCCAGTCAGCAGCTTCGTGTCTATGTTCCCCCTCATCCCTTGATCAAGCATTGGTTAACGGTAGCTCGGGATGCGGAAACCCCGATGCCCTTGTTTCGCAGTGCCATGTCGGAGTTGGGCCGTTGGCTCACCTATGAGGCGATGCGGGAGTGGATCCCCACCCAACCGGTACAGGTGCAAACCCCTTTGCAACCTGCTTCAGCGGAAGTGATTGCGCCTGATACCCCGATGGGCATTGTGCCGGTGTTGCGGGCTGGGTTAGCCATGTTAGAGGGCTGTCAGGCGCTGTTGCCTCAGGCGCGGATCTTCCACTTGGGCATGGTACGGGATGAAGCAACTCTAGAGGCCAGTTGCTATCTGAATCGGCTGCCAGAGCGGATCCCGGAGCACATGCGCATTCTCATTCCTGAACCGATGTTGGCAACCGGGGGCACCTTGGTTCAGGTGTTGGATGAGCTGAACAGGCGCGGGGCGGATCCCAGTTTGGTGAGGATTGTCAGTGTGTTGGCGGCACCGCCGGGATTACAGCGGCTGGGATCCCATTACCCGATGGTACAAATCTTCTGCGCCATGATCGATGAGTGCTTAAATGAACAGGGGTTTATCCTGCCAGGGCTAGGAGATGCAGGGGATCGCGCCTTTGGCACGGAAAGTTAGCTGACAGCTTTTTGATGCTCTGCTCGTTGACATAACAGGGATGAGTGCCGAATACCGCTGACGGGATCGACTCAGCCGTAAGGCTCTCATAGAAAAAGTCCATAAAAGTCAGGGAAAGCTGTCCTGAAGATGCTCTGTTTGCCTTATGCCTAGTGTTTTTTAATTCCAATATCATTACGGCACACATTCCATAGCGTTTAACCGAGCTTTTCGCCTCCATCGACGCTACACTCATTCAGCAGGTGCCCCGAGGAGGGCATTCCCGACAAACCCCATTTTGGTGGGTCAAGCTGTTGGATTATGGGAATGTTGGTCGCTTGAGCTCCAAAGCCTGCTTTCGGGATCCCAATGGAGCGGATTTCGTAGGGCAGCCATGGTATCCCCGCCTTTCCTCTTCCTGCACCTATGCGACTTATCTTTACCAGCTTGGATGGCAGCCTGTTGGATATAGAATCCAATAGCTATGGTGCTGCCCGACAAGCGTTGTCCGCTTTAGAGCGTCGCTCCATTCCTTTGGTGCTCTACAGCCTGCGGACTCGGGCTCAACTGGAACATGTGCGCCAGCAATTGCGCCTAGAGCATCCGTTTATTTGTGAGGATGGTTCTGCTCTCTACGTTCCCGAGCATTATTTCCCGGCAGGCATCTTGGATGAGCAGTGGCAATATCAGCCTCCGTATTATGTGCGGGCTTTAGGGCTGCCCTATTCCCGCTTGCGCAGCATCTTGCAACAGGTGCGTCAAGATTCCCACTTGGATCTGGTTGGGTTTGGGGATTGGACAGCCTCTGAGCTAGCGGCTGCAACCGGGATCCCTGTGGAGGAGGCAAAACGGGCCAAACAGCGAGAGTACAGCGAGATTTTCAGCTATTCTGGCGATCCGGAAACCCTGCGGCAGGGCTTTGCCCAGCAGGAGGCCAACCTGACCCAACATCTGTTGCAACTGCGCCAGCTCCACCTCTCTAGCCCCCCGCAAAAGTGGTACCTGACCGGGTGGACTCAGCCGGCGATGACCACAGAGCCAGGATTTTTGCCAGGGGAACGGGCGGTGCGGCTGTTGTTGGACTGTTATCAGCGGCATTTGGGCACCGTTAAGACCTTGGGCATTGGTTGCTCTCCAGCAGATGCGGCTTTTTTGCGTTGGATGGAGCAGAAGGTGGTGCTTCCCAGCCCAATTGCGGATAGTCTCTGGAGTGAGGCCGAACCCCAGTGGCAGCTGGCCCAGCTCCCCGGTCCAGAGGGGTGGAATGAAGTGGTGTTGACGTGGTTGGAGGAAACAGATCATGGTGATGAATAACAAGCAACTTTGTCGGCAGGGGGCCCACTTGGGCTTGAGGACAATGGGATGGCTGCTTGGCTTGGCGATTATACTGCCTGCCTATGCAGAGGCCCCCATGACCCTATTGACGGGCGAACAAACCGTGGCACAGCTCAAGGAGGATGGGGCCCGATACCTGCAAATGGGCTTCCATACTTTGGCCATCAATGCCTATCGGGGGGCGATTGAGCTGGAAGAAAAGACTTTGGTTTTGCCAAGCGAACGGGATCCCGATGTGCCGTTTAATCTCGGCTTGATCTATGCTCGCCAGGGTAGGCTACCGGAGGCACGTACCGCCTTTCAACGGGCCGTGGAGGTGGATCCCGGTAGTTTTAAGGCGCGCTACCAACTGGCTTTGGTGGATCTCAAACTGGGGGATCAAGTGGCAGCTAAGGAGCAGCTCACCCTCCTGGCCAATGCCGCCAGTGGTAATCCCGAAACCCGCAGTCATATCCAGTCTTTGCTGGCCACTTTGGATGCCGTTCCTTTGCCCAGCCAGAAGGATGATAACTTGGCCCGTACCCCGGCTGTGGAGTCTGAGGCCGCCAAACTGTTGCTCGAACCTGGCAAAACTGAAACGGCTGCCTTGCCTGAAGCCGGTGGGCAGGAAGTTGTGGAGGAAAAACCCCCTCTTTCTGTCCTGCAACGGCTGCGTCAGCGGGAGCTAAACTAGCCCCAGTGCGCCCAACCCCAATCAAGACTATGCAGCTTGTGCATTTAAGGCCAGGGATCCTTAAGGGGCTCTGGCTTTCCATTGGCCACCAGTCATTTGCCACGGCGGGGGGCCTATTGGTCTTTGGGATCCGTCTGGGCCGGATCGGGTTTTGGCGCTTTGGTGGTAAATACCGTGGTGAACATCATCAGCATCCCTCCTGCCAAAATGAGCAGGGCCAAGCCGCCGACTACCCCATTTATCCAGGTTTGTGCCTCAAGTTCCATGTTGGTTTCGCGTTGCTCTTGGGCTGGAGGGATCCCTCCCATCCTACCGGACAGGTGACCGGACAAGGTTGGCCCCAGCAGCTACTGATTGGCGCGGTAGAGTAGCCCTAACCCCACCGCTGCACACATTAAGTTGGGCAGCCAGGCTGCCACTGCTGGCCCCAAGGTGCCAATTTGCCCCAAAGCCTGCGTGATGAACAGCAGCACATAGAAAGCAAAGATGATCAGCACACTAATCCCCAGCCCTAAAGAAGAACTGGTTCGCTGCGGACGCAATCCCAATGGCGCCCCAATCAGGGTAAAAGCCAAACACACGAAGGGAATGGCATATTTTTGGTGGAGGCTGACCTGCAGCCGCCGCACCCGCTGCAGATCTCCGGAACTGGCGATCACGTCGATGTAGTGGCTGAGCTCTTGAATGTTCATTTCCTCCGGGCTGCGGGCTTCTTGGGCCAAATCGAGCGGGGCACGGGATAGGCGCAACTCCTGGCGGCCAAAGGTGGCGATGTTGCTGTAAGTGCCATCGGGAGACACGATGTAGTTGGTCCCCTCCTCAAACACCCACAGGTTATTGCGGGGATCCCATCTGCCCCGTTGGGCCAGCAAAATTTGATTGAGAGCCTCGTTGGAAAAATCCAGAACGATAATGCCGCGCATCAGGTTGCCATCGAAGCTGCGGGCATAAAACTGACGGGTCAGTCCTTGTCGGCGGGAAAAGCTACCATCGCCCTCGGGGCTGAGGATCTCGCCAAATTCTTGGTAGAGGATGTTTTCCCGCTGAAAGTCGGGATCCCGATTCAGGGCCCGATCCAACGTCATGGCCGCTTGGCGGTTGCTATTGGGCACAACCAACTCATTGAACAGAAAAGTCAAACCGGTCACCAGCAAACTGAGGGTAAGAGCCGGCACCACCAGACGATAAAGGCTTACCCCACAACCCCGCATCGCGGTGATTTCACTATCGGAAGACAAGCGCCCATAAGCCAGCAAGGTGGCCAGCAACATCGACATGGGAAAGGTGAGGACAATAATCCCCGGGGCCCGAAAGGCGAACACCTGCAAGGCTGCCGAGATCGATAATCCTGCTTCCACCACCAGGCGCACCAGCTCAAACAGGGATCCCACTGCCATCACCAAGGCGGTAAAAGCCCCCACCCCAAAGAGAAACGGCAGCGCCATTTCGGAAATAATGTAGCGATCCATGAGGCCCACCGAGCACCATAGGGAAACCCCAGCCGCAGCTTGAGGAGAACGGGTCGGGGGTGGAGTAGAGCTAACTTTCACAATCTTTCACTAAAAAAAATGCAGGAGAAATAAGGGGAATGTAGGGGAATGTAGGGGAATGTTTAATCCACGGGGGATCCCGACCTTTAGAGCCGGAATTTTTCCCCCAGATAGTATTTGCGTACCAAGGGATCCGCCGCCAACTCCGCAGACGTGCCTTTGGCCAGGATCGCCCCGTCGTTAAGGATATAGGCGCGATCGGTGATCTCCAAGGTTTCCCGCACATTGTGATCGGTAATCAACACGCCAATGCCCCGGTGCTTCAGCTTCGCCACCACCTCTTGAATATCCGCCACTGCGATTGGATCTACCCCGGCAAACGGTTCATCCAACAGCAGAAATTTTGGCCCTTGGATCCCGGCGGCCAAGGCACGGGCGATTTCAGCCCGACGACGTTCTCCCCCTGAAACTTGCAAGCCCAAGCTGTGGGTGACATGGGTAATGCGAAACTCTTCTAGCAATTGGTTCAACCGTTGTTGCCAAAGGCGCCGTGGCACACCTGTTTGCTCCATGATCAGCAGCAGGTTGTCTTGAATACTAAGGCGACGAAAAATGCTGGGCTCCTGGGCCAGATACCCAATTCCCAGCTGAGCGCGGCGGTGCATCGGCAAATGGGTAATGTCCTGGTCATCTAACCAAACATGACCTCGATTTGGCTGGATCAAGCCTGTCATGATGTAAAACGTGGTGGTTTTGCCAGCTCCATTAGGCCCTAGCAGACCCACAATCTCCCCTTGCTGAATGCTGAGGCTGACATCACTCACCACCTCGCGGCGACCATAACGCTTACAGATGTTTTCTAAGCGAAGCTGCATAGGGCTGAACTAGGGTTGCTTACCGATTCTAGGGAGGCTTTGTGGGCACTGGGGGAGGGGTAGCTCCACATCCCAGAGGGTCAAGGGATCCCTCCACCCTGAGGATGCAGCAAATCCAGCTGACAATCCAGGGGGATCCGAGCAGAATGGGTCACCCTAAAGCTGCCCTGCGCAATCTTGGATATTATCGCTTCGTATCCCAGCCCCCTTACCTCCCCATCAGGATGGGATCTTGCCTCCCATGCTCCGTTGCCCCGCCTGCCATTGGATTAACCTTGACTCCGATTACCACTGCCGCCGTTGTGGGCATTTTTTGCGCCGCCATGCTCCCTTTTCTAAGGGATCCCTGGCACAATTCAACCGCCCGCTGGGCAAGAAGAAAAGGAGGAAAGCTGGGTGGCAAATCCGCTGGGATCGCGTCTTGACCCTGACGGCAGTTTTGGG
This genomic window contains:
- a CDS encoding LptF/LptG family permease — translated: MKVSSTPPPTRSPQAAAGVSLWCSVGLMDRYIISEMALPFLFGVGAFTALVMAVGSLFELVRLVVEAGLSISAALQVFAFRAPGIIVLTFPMSMLLATLLAYGRLSSDSEITAMRGCGVSLYRLVVPALTLSLLVTGLTFLFNELVVPNSNRQAAMTLDRALNRDPDFQRENILYQEFGEILSPEGDGSFSRRQGLTRQFYARSFDGNLMRGIIVLDFSNEALNQILLAQRGRWDPRNNLWVFEEGTNYIVSPDGTYSNIATFGRQELRLSRAPLDLAQEARSPEEMNIQELSHYIDVIASSGDLQRVRRLQVSLHQKYAIPFVCLAFTLIGAPLGLRPQRTSSSLGLGISVLIIFAFYVLLFITQALGQIGTLGPAVAAWLPNLMCAAVGLGLLYRANQ
- a CDS encoding ribulose bisphosphate carboxylase small subunit gives rise to the protein MQTLPKERRYETLSYLPPLTDLQITKQLQYILDQGYIPAVEFNESSEPTVYYWTMWKLPLFNATSTQEVLSEVQSCRSTYPNCYIRVVGFDNIKQCQILSFLVHKPSGVR
- the rcbX gene encoding RuBisCO chaperone RbcX translates to MDLKQIAKDTAKTLISYLTYQAMRTVLAQLGETDPPRAFWLQQFSARQNLQDGEAYLRALLAERPDLAYRIMTVREHIAAEVVDYLPEMAKTGIQQANMEHRREHLERMTSAPESAPVSSTHPEAGSPAQDSIPETE
- the upp gene encoding uracil phosphoribosyltransferase; this translates as MLPPRLRHSSVASQQLRVYVPPHPLIKHWLTVARDAETPMPLFRSAMSELGRWLTYEAMREWIPTQPVQVQTPLQPASAEVIAPDTPMGIVPVLRAGLAMLEGCQALLPQARIFHLGMVRDEATLEASCYLNRLPERIPEHMRILIPEPMLATGGTLVQVLDELNRRGADPSLVRIVSVLAAPPGLQRLGSHYPMVQIFCAMIDECLNEQGFILPGLGDAGDRAFGTES
- the lptB gene encoding LPS export ABC transporter ATP-binding protein, with product MQLRLENICKRYGRREVVSDVSLSIQQGEIVGLLGPNGAGKTTTFYIMTGLIQPNRGHVWLDDQDITHLPMHRRAQLGIGYLAQEPSIFRRLSIQDNLLLIMEQTGVPRRLWQQRLNQLLEEFRITHVTHSLGLQVSGGERRRAEIARALAAGIQGPKFLLLDEPFAGVDPIAVADIQEVVAKLKHRGIGVLITDHNVRETLEITDRAYILNDGAILAKGTSAELAADPLVRKYYLGEKFRL
- a CDS encoding tetratricopeptide repeat protein; this translates as MVMNNKQLCRQGAHLGLRTMGWLLGLAIILPAYAEAPMTLLTGEQTVAQLKEDGARYLQMGFHTLAINAYRGAIELEEKTLVLPSERDPDVPFNLGLIYARQGRLPEARTAFQRAVEVDPGSFKARYQLALVDLKLGDQVAAKEQLTLLANAASGNPETRSHIQSLLATLDAVPLPSQKDDNLARTPAVESEAAKLLLEPGKTETAALPEAGGQEVVEEKPPLSVLQRLRQRELN
- a CDS encoding tetratricopeptide repeat protein encodes the protein MRAIKVIPVLLLLGLLGWLGIPAADAMEAQGLPPTNLQTVSAEINQLFEEAFAATNAADFVRAENLWSQLLERQPDNPALWSNRGNARVSQHKLQQALTDYAEAIRLAPNAPDPYLNRGAALEGLGRWQEAIADYDRVLQLDPNDPAAYNNRGNAEAGLGDWQQALADYRHATELAPDYAFAQANYALSLYQVGETQSALRLMRALVRKYPKFPDMRAALSAILWTEGRPGEAESHWVAVQGLDPRYADLEWVRTVRRWPPAVVAALERFLTLS